ACAGTGTACGGCTATGTCGTAGGTGTAGGCGCTAGTGGGGGAGGAGGATTGCTGGCTGGGCCAGGAGGCGGACAATATTTACATTTGACAATGGTTTCATTGATTATTCCCTGCTCAAACCAAGTGACATCACATCTTATTTCTTCAGTAATATACTctctctgtaaagaaatataagagcatttagatcactactcccactgtaaagaaatataagagcgttatATTTCTGATATGGAGTATTTGATCCCGAGCTCATATGCTCCCGCATGAACAGTACAATCCAAAAAAAcagtaaaaaattcaaaaatatctGAATTTTTTGGTGATGAACATTGATAAATTTTCTAATTGCGTGCAAAATTTGAGGTTGAAATGACATTCATGGAGGTCTGAGCAAAAAAATAAAATCGATGGTCCAAAAAGACTATTGTTGGAAGCATTTCGGAGCATCAATTTTGTTATTTTTGCCTAGACCTCCACGAATGTCATTTTGACCTGAAATTTTGCATGCTGTTAGAACATTCATCAATGTTTACCACaaaaaaattcatatttttttgaatttttttactattttttccattttactgttcatgcgggAGCATATGAGCTCGGGATCAAAAGAGCACTTTCGGTTATATTTCTTTACATAGGGGTAGAAACTAATTCTTTGTTCTTTGTCAAATTAGAAATGTAATACTTTCATTGATTTATTCTCAATTTTATTTGACGCATCACATCTTCCTTAAGTAATATGGAAATGTAGTACATTGAAATATAATATTCGACTAGATGTCCTACTTAATTCATTGCCGTATAATTTTTGGTAGTACTAAATCTTCTTATGAGTGCTGCTGCCAAACCCTAGTGATCCATCAACATTGTCACAACACGAATGTTCTATGCAAAGGTTAGTGTCTAAGAAGGATGTTGTAAAAGTAAAGGTTGATAAAATACACTCAAGGGAATTATTTATCCGAGCATTTAACTACCGATTTGCTTAATACTGTTATTCATCGTAAGTTGTTCAAGACCACACTTTCTTTCTGATATGATTTCTACCATATCTCCATATCTAGTTGTAAGCTTATGTTTTCTCCACTTTTGTTTTGTCTAGACCAAGATTAAGTCCCTATGTTTTCTCTTTGCAACGTGAAAACATAGCCTTCTCTTTCCTCCTGCACAACAAAAGACCTTAGCCTTTCCTTCTCCTCCCATCAGTGCCGTTGACAGTAAGCCCCATCTCCGATGGCCTTTGGGCCATGGAGGTGTAGAGGATCTTGGCCCCCCATCAGCGGGAGGGACCCCTTTCTCGTTCTTGTTAGATTCAGCGTCTTGGTTGGGGTTGTGTGGCGGCGACGGTGTCCCTCGGTAGGAATAATGTCTCCCATGTTTCTCTCCCCGTCCCAATGGTGCGGCTAGCATCGTCGAAGGGCATGTGGAGGTTTGTCTCCATCAGATCTCACGGGGTTCGGTCGGTGCTGGTCTTCGATGCATCTGTTTGGATTCGCTCTTTGTCCGTCGTCTTCCTCTGGGTGTTTACAGGTTTGATCCTTCTGAACTACGACTTTGTTCATCGGTGATGGTTGCTACTCTGGTGCATCTGTTTGGATTCGGTCTTTGTCTGTCGTCTTCGTTTGGGTGTTTATAGTTTGATCCTTCTGATCTACGACTTTGTTCATCGGCAATGGTTGTTGCTCTGGTGCGTTGGTCCTATGCGGCCTTAGCATGatgacttctcgactgtctaTTACAACAAGGTTTGCCTAGCTCTAGTGAGAGAGGGTCGATGATGGCGCCGTGCCTTCGGCTCACTCCAGTGCTTGTAGTCATCTCTAGGTGGTCCATGGACATGGTTGTAATTGTTATTACCTCTAGTGTTCTTTGTATTGTCaagattgaagatgaatagattggaagtttctCCCGCAAAGAAAGGATCAAGTCCCTATGTCTTCAtttttgttgggaaacgtagcatgcaattttagaaaaattcctacgctcacgcaagatctatctaggagatgcatagtaacgagagggggagagtgtgtcctgatacgtccatttttcatcatgcttttatatcgatatttattgcattatgggctgttattacacgttatgtcacaatacttatgcctattctctcttattttataaggtttacatgaagagggagaatgccggcagatGGAATTtcgggctggaaaaggagcaaatattatagacctattctgcacagttccaaaagtcctgaaacttcacggaagttatttttggaattaataaaaaatactggaaaaagaatccaccagagggggcccacaccctggccacgggGGTGGGGGCGTgtcctacccccctgggcgcgccccctgcctcgtgggccccctggcaggcctccggtgcccatcttctgctatatgaagtcttttaccctggaaaaaatcataatcaagctttcgggaagaaactccgccgccatgaggcggaaccaatctagggcttcggcagagctgttctgccggggaaacttccctccgggagggggaaatcatcgccatcgtcatcaccaatgatcctctcatcgggagggggtcaatctccatcaacatcttcaccagcaccatctcctctaaaaccctagtccatctcttgtatccaatctttgtcccaaagcctcagattggtacctgtgggttgctagtattgttgattactccttgtagttgatgctagttggtttatttggtggaagatcatatgttcagatcctttatgcatattaatacccctctgattatgaacatgaatatgatttgtgagtagttacgtttgttcctgaggacatgggagaagtcttgctataagtagtcatgtgaatttggtattcgttcgatattttgatgagatgtatgttgtctctcctctagtggtgttatgtgaatgtcgactacatgacacttcaccattgtttgggcctagaggaaggcattgggaagtaaaagtatatgatgggttgctagagtgacagaagcttaaaccctagtttatgagttgcttcgtaaggggctgatttggatccatatgtttcatgcgatggttaggtttaccttaatacttcttttgtagttgcggatgcttgcaataggggttaatcataagcgggatgcttgtccaagaaaggacagcacccaagcaccggtccacccacataccaaattatcaaagtaacgaacgcgaatcatatgagcgtgatgaaaactagcttgacgataattcccatgtgtcctcgggagcgcttttctctatataagagtttgtccaggcttgtcctttgctacaaaaaggattgggccatcttgctgcaccttatttactttcattacttgttacccattacaaattaccttatcacaaaactatctgttaccgataatttcagtgcttgcagagaataccttgctgaaaaccgcttatcatttccttctgctcctcgttgggttcgacactcttacttatcgaaaggactacgatagatcccctatacttgtgggtcatcatgaccacgtaccctcgtagaccgaaagaggaagcgtttgacaacgcggttgatgcagtcgaacttcttctcgtttcgaccgatcaagcaccgaacgtacggcacctccgagttctgcacacgttcagctcgatgacgtccctcgaactcttgatccagcaaagtgtcgggggagagttccgtcagcacgaggggagagttccgtcagcacgacggcgtggtgacggtgatggtgaagtgatccgcgtagggctccgcctaagcactacgtgaatatgaccgaaggcgtaaactgtggagggggggcgccgcacacggctaggaatcaatgttgtgtgttctagcggtgctccccccacatatatataggtgggacaGGGAGAGGGGCTGTaaggggcaccccaagtaggagtaatcctacttgggcgcctcctccaagtcggcctccccccttccataagtgtcggatggggaaggaaagagagggagaagagaaggAAATGGGGAGGCCaaatcctcccctttcctttctccctttccctccttccttctcctcctatttgTCCTATATGGGGGTGCACCAGCCCGCTAGGGGCTGGTCTATCCTGcccttggcccaataaggcccatatctttgccggggggggggggggggtgcctggaaccccttccggtgacccgatacgtacccggtacccccggaacacttccggtgtacgaatactatcgtcctatatatgaatctttacctctcgaccattttgagactcctcgtcatggctgtgatctcatccgggactccgaataacattcggtcaccaaatcacataactcatacaacaagcgtgcggaccttacgggttcgagaacaatgtagacatgaccgagacacctctccggtcaataagaaacaacggaacctggatgctcatattggttcccacatattctaggaagatctttattggtcgtactgtaatgacaacatacgttattcctttgtcatcagtatgttacttgcccgagattcgatcgtcggtatcttcatacctagtccaatctcattaccgacaagtctctttactcgttctgtaatgcatcatcccgcaactaactcattagtcacattgcttgcaaggcttattatgatgtgcattaccgagagggcccagagatacctctccgaaactcggagtgacaaatcctaatctcgatctatgccaacccaacaaacacctttggagatacctgtagagcatctttataatcacccagttacattgtgacgtttgatagcacacaaggtgtcggggatataccccgcggtatgacccggccggagataCGACCTGGCTAgacttggtgtttcattggtGACCCAGCAGATGGTGGTAAGCCGGCAGACAGTTGTAAGCCGGCAGACAGTGGTAAGCCAGCAGATAGTTGTAAGCCGGCAGACAGTGGTAAGCTGGCAAACGGTTGTAAGCCGGCAGACAGTGGTAAGCCGGTAGACAGTTATAACCCAGcagacagagtcgcctggggctaataagcccaagacgttaagaagcccaagacgttaagaagcccatggagagaagcccgtgatgagaagtcagaatagtttaaatCTTAATCCgactaggactctacatgtaacccgccccttcaacttatataaggaggggcagggcaccccaaggagggagaggagaatatttaaggctagacacaattaggagagtcggcttatgcggcgactccctcatgagcataatgagacttggcctcaaacaacatgtagggttattaccggatgatgtttccctggtcccgaagctgtctaaacccttgtcttgtgtgatGATCTGCCTCGCGTCTctcatcccgatcaacccctctcaagctaccacatagatgcgttggcctcatgaataagtcctcacactaggacatctgccgtgacaaatccacgacacaaggcattcctccggtatccgggagttgcataatctcatagtcgaaggaatatgtatttgacatgaagaaagcaatagcaataaaactgaacgatcaatatacTACGCTAACGaatggatcttgtccatcacatcattctcctaatgatgtgatcccgttcatcaaatgacaacacatgtctatggttaagaaacttaatcatctttgattaacgagctagtcttgtagaggcttactagggacactgtgttttgtctatttatccacacatgtatcaagtttccggttaatacaattctagcatgaataataaacatttatcatgatataaggaaatataaatgacaactttattattgcctctagggcatatttccttcaatttttTCCTTTCATCCTACTAGTGCAGAGGGCAAATGGATACCGACGACCTCTTGCATATCCTTTTTTTTACTATCTCTACTACTTAAAAAGGACGGAAGGTTCTCGTTTCACCTTTCTACCCACCACGCCTTCGTCCAACCTTCCCCGTATAATTATCAATCACTTAATTTACTTACCTTCTGAACCAATTCCACTTTAATTTACTTACCAAACTTTTGATCAAAATATAGGGTAAATAACGGGTAGAATTGgatgaacatttatttacacAATCGCATACTATGGGCCGGTAAATCACTTATGGTAAAAAAAAGGTATCTCAGAGACATAATTTGATGAAAATTTATTTACACAATCGCATATATGGGCAAGTAAATCACAAGCTAACGTACTAGAATACTTatatcccgttgcaacgcacgggcattgttCTAGTTCACGTATACAAAACTGCATAATTATGTGTTTAAAATCCAAAGCATGTGTGTGTGGCAGTGGAATATGGGGATTGTGAGCGGATGAGCCATTGACATAGATTTTTTTAAAGAACCGGTGTACCACCGGCATTCATATATTAAGCAGATAGAAGGCGGGAAATATGTTCATGATCAAGTGATCATGGTGGTTTACAAGGTTTGGGCGTGGGAGCCTCGAAAAGATCTACTGAAAAGAAGTACTCTAGCCTGGGTCTCCCAGTGGTGTCTCTAGGCATTTCGCCCCAGCCAGCTTCCAACCTTCCGCGTCTCTTTTGATTGCAGCGATGACATTGCAGACCTGGTTTGATTGATGCCTGAAAGTGCAGTTGTTTCTTTCCTTCCAGATGTGCCATGTGACAAGGAAGATCATCATCTTGAGCCTCTCTCTGAGCCTCGGCCTGGCCTGTTGGATGAGGTTGCGCATTTTTTGAGCAGAAGTGGTGGTGTGGTCCGTGGTCGCAGTGAGGAGCGCAAGCTTTCCACAGCCGGTCCAGGTTGATATTCGCCGCCAAATTTCTTTAGTAACCGGGCAGTCCCAGAAGAGGTGAACTGAGGTCTCCAAATTTCTTGTGCAAAGAGTGCAGAAGTATCCGTTTTCACATCCTCTGCGCTGAAGCCTGTCATTGCACCAGAGGCGATTATGAAGCAGTAGCCAGAAGAAAACTTTGATGTTTCCAGGAGCCCAAGTTTTCCATATGAGTTGCTTGTCCTCCGTCTTTGGTCGGTCGCTGAATTGTGCCTTGTATGCTGATTTTGCACTGTATGTGCCGGCGCTCTCGATGTGCCATGATATCTTATCATCGACCTAGGGCTACAGCGTCGGATTTGCTACCCGCAACGCCCTCCATAGGATGAGGAAGCTGTGGACTAAATCTTCGTTTGGGCGCTGCCTGATGTCCTGAACCCAAGTGTCGTTTGCGAGCGCCTCGGCCACGCACCTGTTCTTTCCCCTCGATCGCTTGAACAAGTTCGGGAACAGAGTGGCCAGGTTTGGAGAGGTGATCCATGGTGACAGCCAGAAAGAAGCAAGTTTTCCATTGCCAAGGGTGACAGTGGTAGAACTATCAAATAGTGCTTTGTCAGTTTTATCACACGGAAGTCCAGATCCCTTCCGTGGTCTGTCTTCACTTTGCCACGACAACCACAACCATCTCTGGCACAAGGCGCTGGAGAACTTTTGCAGGTCGTGTATGCTGAGTCCTCCATTTTCAATCGGGGCACATATGTTCTTCCAGGCAACCTTGCATTTGCCTCCGCTGAGCTCCTCGTCCTGTGCCCATAGAAAGTTCCGGCGAGCTTGGTCAATTTCTTTGAACAGAAGCTTAGGCAGCCCAAGAACAGAGAGTGCAAAAGTTGGAATTGCAGACATGACGCTTCGGACGAGAACTCTTCTTGCTGCgatggatgatacgtctccatcgtatctacttttccaaacacttttgcccttgttttggactctaacttgcatgatttgaatggaactaacccggactgacgttgttttcagcagaactgccatggtgttatttttgtgcagaaataaaaggtctcggaatgacctgaaacatcacggagaatatttttggaattaataaaaaaatactggcgaaagaatgaagaccagggggcccacaccctgtccacgagggtgggggcgcgccccctgcctcgtgggcccccagGTGCTCCACTGActtcaactccaactctatatattcatgttcggggagaaaaaaacagagagaaggattcatcgcgttttacgataaggagccaccgccaagccctaatctctctcgggagggctgatctggagtccgttcggcgctccggagatgggaatccgtcgccgtcgtcatcatcaaccatcctccatcaccaatttcatgatactcactgtcgtgcgtgagtaattccatcataggcttgctggacggtgatgggttggatgagatttaccatgtaatcgagttagttttgttagggtttgatccctagtatccattatgttctgagattgatgttgctatgactttgctatgcttaatgcttgtcactagggcccgagtgccatgatttcagatctgaacctattatgttttcatgaatatatgtgagttcttgatcctatcttgcaagtctatagtcacctattatgtgttatgatccgttaaccccgaagtgacaataatcgggatacttaccggtgatgaccgtagtttgaggagttcatgtattcactaagtgttaatgctttggttcggtactctattaaaaggaggcttaatatcccttagtttccaataggacctcgctgccacgggagggtaggacaaaagatggcatgcaagttcttttccataagcacgtatggctatattcggaatacatgcctacattacattgatgaactggagctagttctgtgtcaccctaggttataactattgcatgaggaatcgcatctgacataattatccatcactgatccaatgcctacgagcttttcacatattgatctttgcttagttactttaccgtttgttggaaatatgccctagaggcaataataaatggttattattatatttctttgttcatggtaattgtctatttttcatgctataattgtattgtccggaaatcttaatacatgtgtgaatacatagaccacaacgtgtccctagcctctagttgactagctcgttgatcaacagatagtcatggtttcctgactatggacattggatgtcattgataacgggatcacatcattaggagaatgatgtgatggacaagacccaatcctaagcatagcataaaagatcgtgtagtttcgtttgctagagcttttccaatgtcaagtatcttttccttagaccatgagatcgtgcaactcccggataccgtaggagtgctttgggtgtgccaaacgtcacaacgtaactgggtgactataaaggtgcactacgggtatctccgaaagtgtctgttgggttggcacggatcgagactgggatttgtcactccgtgcgacggagaggtatctctgggcccactcggtaatgcatcatcataatgagctcaatgtgactaagtcgttagtcacgggatcatgcattgcggtacgagtaaagagacttgccggtaacgagattgaacaaggtattgggataccgacgatcgaatctcgggcaagtaacataccgattgacaaagggaattgcatacgggattgattgaatcctcgacaccgtggttcatccgatgagatcatcgtggaacatgtgggagccaacatgggtatccagatcccgctgttggttattgaccggagaggcgtctcggtcatgtctgcatgtctcccgaacccgtagggtctacacacttaaggttcggtgacgctagggttgtagagatatgtgtatgcggaaacccgaaagttgttcggagtcccggatgagatcccggacgtcacgggaggttccgtaatggtccggaggtgaagaattatatataggaagtcaagtttcggccaccgggaaagtttcggaggttaccggtattgtaccgggaccacctatcccggagggccccgtgggctgaaagtggaagggaaccagcccttagtgggctgggcgcccccccatgggcctccccccatgcgcctagggttgcaaaccctagggtgggggggcttcccacttgccttggggggcaaggcacccccttcccccctttggccgccgcccccaccctagatgggatctggccggcgccccccctcccagggggcctatataaaggggggagggcagcaacccacagccttgggcgcctccctcctcccctgcaacacctctctctctctctcgcagaagctcggcgaagccctgccggagacccgctacatccaccaccacgccgtcgtgttgttggatctccatcaacctctccttcccccttgctggatcaagaaggaggagacgtcgctgcaccgtacgtgtgttgaacgcggaggtgccgtccgttcggcactcggtcatcggtgatttggatcacggcgagtacgactccgtcatccacgttcattggaacgcttccgctcgcgatctacaagggtatgtagatgcactcctttcccctcgttgctagtacactccatagatgcatcttggtgagcgtaggaaaattttaaattatgctacgattcccaacaccgttgccactgttacagttactacaaaactgctactgttacttttgccaccgttaccgttacttccatactactttgctactaaatactttgctgcagatattaagttttctaggtgtggttgaattgacaactcaactgctaatacttgagaatattctttggctccccttgtgtcgaatcaataaatttgggttgaatactctaccctcgaaaactgtgcACTTGATTTTTttcctcaactacgaggggaggtaaggaactgccatctagctctgcacttgattcaccttctgttttgagtaaacttgcgacacctaaacctgcttctgctattaattctgatatgtcccATGTTATTGAttatgccacttctgctatgcatgatgcttatgatgaaactacttctatgcttgatactactgtgccactaggtgaatttcttgatgaacaacttgctagggctagagagaatgaaattattgaaactgataatattgatgaaagtgatgatgaagattctccccctagatatgaatttcctgatgtgcctgaggttatgttatggatgaagaaactgctagagacttttttgcttgcaaagatagatatgatcttaagaaactgttagttaagctgaaagaaaagtctttgaatgctagaatgaaatatgaccctgcttttgctacttcacctatctgtatttctgataaggattatgatttctctgtcgaccctgagataattactttggttgaatctgatcctttttatgcctatgaatctgaaactgttgtggcacatcttactaaattaaatgatatagctaccctattcactaatgatgagaaaactcgttactactatatccttaagttatttccgttctcattaaagggtgatgctaaaacatggtttaattctcttgatcctggttgtgtgcgtagtccccaggatatgatttattactcctctgctaaatattttcccgttcataagaaacaagctgctttgagggaaatatataattttgtgcaaattgaagaagagagtctcccacaagcttgggggaggcttctccaattacttaatgctttgcttgatcatcctctcaggaaaaatgaaatacttgatatcttttataatggactaaccgatgcttccagagaccacctggatagttgtgctggttgtgttttcagggaaagaacagttgatcaagctgaattgctattgaataatatgttgactaatgaaaataattggacacttcctgaaccaactcctaagccaactccgaagaaaaggggtattctatttctcagtcctgaagatatgcaagaggcaaagaaatctattaaagaaaagggtattaaagctgaagatgttaataatttaccacctattgaagaaatacatggtcttgataacccgacacaagtagtaaaggtaaattctctctatagatttgatgaaggtgatattcctcgttataagtctgctagccaatgcttagatgagtttgataattttattgataaacaagaaaacttcaatgcttatgttggtagacaattgaaacgtaatgcttatatgattgaacacttgagtgattatatgtctagagttaaaggtgaacttaaacttattagtaaacatgcttctatggttaccactcaagtagaataAGTACtgaaagctcaaaatgatt
The sequence above is a segment of the Aegilops tauschii subsp. strangulata cultivar AL8/78 chromosome 6, Aet v6.0, whole genome shotgun sequence genome. Coding sequences within it:
- the LOC141025841 gene encoding uncharacterized protein; the encoded protein is MSAIPTFALSVLGLPKLLFKEIDQARRNFLWAQDEELSGGKCKVAWKNICAPIENGGLSIHDLQKFSSALCQRWLWLSWQSEDRPRKGSGLPCDKTDKALFDSSTTVTLGNGKLASFWLSPWITSPNLATLFPNLFKRSRGKNRCVAEALANDTWVQDIRQRPNEDLVHSFLILWRALRVANPTL